The genomic region CTGCTCACGGTGTGCACCGTTCTGGGCATCAGCGTCGGATCGTTGTTCGACTTCCCGTCGGAGCCGGTCGTCGACCGTGGGCGCCGCTCGCAGATGGGCGGAATCGGTGTCGACGAGTTCGTGCTGACCGCCGCCGACCAGCCGAACCTCCAGGTGATGCGCAGCGAAGTGGCCGCCGGAGGAAGCTCCGGCGGCGCGTACCGGCTCGAGACGGAGACGGTCTTCGCCTACGTACTCTCCGGCGCCGTGCTGATCACCATCGACGGCGAGGAGCGGCTGCTCGGTGCGGGGCGCTCGACCAGCTACCCGGGACGGTCGCTGCACTCCTGGGCCAATGCGGACGTCGAGCGGTCGGCGGAAGTGCTGTGGGTGTTCGCTCCCCCGCTCGCCATGTTGCCCTGATCAGCACGACCGACTGCGCCGGATGCGCGGCCGGGCCATCGCCCCCGGATCCCTGCGCCGGATCGGTCGCTCTCGGCCGCGCTTCAGACGGGAACTGGTGTGCGCTCGCGGAGGGGCCAGTCGTCCGGGTGGCGGTACGGGACGGCGACGACCTGGACGTCGTCGGCATAGACGACGGTCCCGGGCGACCGGGTGCTGAGCTCGACCCACGGTACCGAGTAACGGTCGAGCACTGTCAGATACTCCGCGGTGAGGTCGAGTAGATGTGTTGCGGTGCAGCGGAACCATGCGCGGGCGCCCGGATTGATCTGCCGGTCGTAACACGTCGGGTCCACCGTGGTCGGATCCAGGTACAGGGCCGTGATCCCGTCGTTCATCCGCCGCCGCCAAGCTTCGTCGGCCGTGTCCAGCGATCCTTCCCGACCGAGTCCGTTCACCAGTGCGAAGACCCCGGGGAACGTGCCGAGCCGGTTGGGAACGGCGCTCTGGAAACGGGTGAACTCGTGCGTGCTGGTCACGGACTCGAACCTATCGAACGCGCGAGCTCGAACCCCCCAGGACCGGGTAGCGGCGGGACGGCGCGGCATCAGAACGGCGCCGCATCAGAACGGCACCGCGTCAGAACGGCGGCGGGTCGTGATCGGAGGTCGGCACCTGCGAAAGGGTTGTCCGGTCGCCGCGACCGACCGTGTCGACCTCGGGTTCGTCGACAAGCTCCGCACCGAGCGGCGAGGTCC from Nakamurella sp. A5-74 harbors:
- a CDS encoding cupin domain-containing protein, producing MTGSPTPPTAAEPSRTGMEDAGPRLRAARRAQGRTLSAVADGAGLSKGFLSLVERGRASMSVPNLLTVCTVLGISVGSLFDFPSEPVVDRGRRSQMGGIGVDEFVLTAADQPNLQVMRSEVAAGGSSGGAYRLETETVFAYVLSGAVLITIDGEERLLGAGRSTSYPGRSLHSWANADVERSAEVLWVFAPPLAMLP